DNA from Oncorhynchus masou masou isolate Uvic2021 chromosome 5, UVic_Omas_1.1, whole genome shotgun sequence:
ATACTTCTTTAACACCCTCTGGTCAACAACCATTTTCTTTACACAACCCTCTGGTCAACAACCATACCAACACTTCTTTACACAACCCTCTGGTCAACAACCATACTAACACTTCTTTACACAACCCTCTGGTCAACAACCATACTAACACTTCTTTACACAACCCTCTGGTCAACAACTATATTAACACTTCTTTACACAACCCTCTGGTCAACAACCATCAACAACCATACCAACACTTCTTTACACAACCCTCTGGTCAACAACCATCAACAACCATACCAACACTTCTTTACACAACCCTCTGGTCAACAACCATACTAACACTTCTTTACACAACCCTCTGGTCAACAACTATATTAACACTTCTTTACACAACCCTCTGGTCAACAACCATACTAACACTTCTTTACACAACCCTCTGGTCAACAACCATACTAACACTTCTTTACACAACCCTCTGGTCAACAACCATACTAACACTTCTTTACACAACCCTCTGGTCAACAACCATACTTCTTtctgtacagtacatacagcttTGAACAAAACAACAGCTTGCAACATGGTGGAATCTCCAATTAGCCTATGGAGGGCCCAGCGGTGTCCTCAACAGATTTCTTGCACCTATCCAGTCCTCTCAGATCAGTGAAATGCACCTATCCAGTCCTCTCAGATCAGTGAAATGGATACGGGCTGCAGAATGTTGTACCTACCGTATCCCACATCAGGATATTGATGTTTCTGCTGAAGGAGTTGTTGATGTGCTGGGAAATGTACAGGTTGACAAAGTCACAGAAATGATGGTACATGTTCACCCCTGTGAAAAAGGCACATTCAGGTTTGTCCATCACATCTCAGTACATCTGTTACTGTGTCACTAGTTCTACACTGTACATAAACAGAAAATAAGTTATTTGACATTGTACTAAAGGCATGAAGATTGTACCCACCTGCGTCAAGCTTCATGAATACAGTAGGTTTCTCAATGATGATGTCACAATGCTCTTCATCTGTGGGGTTGAAGTCCAGCTCTGTGTATGCCTGCAGTTCAGCATACCTTGGGAAGGAAAAAGAGTGTATTTCAGAGAGTTTCATGTATGTGTcattcatcaatcaatcaaatactTTTGTTACAAAGTGAAATGTATTTAGAAAGAAGAAACCTTGATATGAATCTGACAGTTCAGGGAGGGGCATAAGGATTCTCTGTGTTGTCTCACCAGGACTGCAGAGGGCTCTTGTGCTCTCCTTCTGCGGCCAGCGCTCGGCTGTTCAGACTGCAACGCCCCCCAATCTCCCCCTCCTGGAGAAAGTCCTCCTTATACCTGCAGAGAAAACACAGGTGTGTCTCACACTTCTTTAATTTGATAATAATTTATTTCATTAGTCTAAGAAAAGTGGCTGCAATATTGCCTATCCTGTCTTTTAGTTTGATGAAGATGAAGGGACAAGCAAATGGAAGAAACAGACCCAAAATAAACTACAGCTAGGGAATTCTTCCCCTGACATGGTCCACAAAGGAAAACAAGGAAACCAGATGGGTCGCGAGACAGGAAGTATCAACCAAGGTGCACTGACCTCTCATGACCCCTGCGAGGGTTCCTCAGGTCCAGGTACAGATTGGTCGCCCTGCAGAAGCGAGTGTGGCTGGAGCATTTCAGAGATGAATCTCCCTAGAAATAAAATGTAAGCATTTAGCAAATGCCTTTTCTGTTTTTCCCTGTGGATCCCTGAGTCCTCTGTGTGCAGCTGCACCAAGGGATGGCAGGGTCTTACAGGATTGGTGGCCTTGCAGAGGGTCTTCATCTCACTGAGGCGCTCCATGACATAACCAAAGTCTGCCTGTTTCCAGAACAGCTCCTGGGCTGCCTCCACTGAGCTAGCCCTAGGGAGGACAAAGAGCTCTGTTAGGCCAAACCAGCTGCAGAAATACATTATGCACATCCACATGTATGACAGGAGTTTGGCACAATATGCTAATGAATAAAAAGAAATGCAGAGAGGGGGATTGTGTTGTACCATCCAGAGTCGATCTTGGTGCAGACAGGATAGCCAAAGCGGTTCTCTGGGGCACAGTTCTTCTCATACCCCCAGCAGGACGACACATCCTGCAGAGCATCCTGTCGTAAAACATtaagggtgggggagggggagagacgcaCTAAAGATGTGCTAACACACATTTGCATAGACCATGAAAGTCCACACTAAACAGCTACTTGTACCATCATGATACACATAAAAATCTGTGTGTGGTCACTGTCCAAAGCTTTAAATTTGCAATAATTGTAAACTTAAGTTCTTAACATTTTTGTCATTCTCTGTCCACAAGACTGGCTGCTTAGAAAATAGATTCACCTTGACAAAAATTCAACTGAGTTCAAGAATTTAAAAGAGCGAATCCCACTCCACAGTTTGAATGATGACACCCAACATGGTACGATACCCAACATAATAACACAGTGATAATAACACAGTGataacaacacaataacacagtgataataacacaataacagtgataataacagtgataataacacaataacacagtgatattaacagtgataataacacaataacacagtgacaataacacaataagtgataacaacacaataacacagtgataataacacaataacacagtgataataacacaataacagtgataacaacacaataacacagtgATAATAACACAATAACAACGTGATAATAACACAATAACAGTGATAATAACACAATgataataacacaataacacagtgATAATAACACAATAACAGTGATAATAACACAGTGATTATAACAGAAATAATAACAGTgataataacacaataacacagtgataataacacaataacacagtgATAATAGCACAATAACACAGTGATAATAACACAATAACAGTGATAATAACACAACAGTGATAATAAAACAGTAGCTCACCCTGTACTATTAAAAACAATGAAAGTGCAGTTCTTACTTTAAAAGGGCAGAGTGGGTCCTCTCGACAAAGCCTGGCCACTCTCTTGTTAGTGTGGAGGAAGTAGGGGATATGGTGCTGTGGCAGCGCGAGGCtgctgtagtggagtggtggtTTGTGGCTGGTGTTCTCAGCCTCGTCGGCAGCTACCACAGTGTAAGTACAGACCATGACCAGTGCTACCAACAGCAGCATAGTCAGTCCCACAGAAACACATGGGAGAGTCGCCTTGGCTTACCTCACAGCACAACCCAAACTctgtggaaagagagagaaaaagagacagagaaagagatggggaaatAAAGTGCAATAGAGGCAGATACACTGTAATCTAGGCTAGAGATGTATACTGCAGTTTACAAGAGTGTGGGTATAGACCATAGTGTGGGAACCTGCCGAGGCGGATCTGAACTCCATATAGGAGAGGTCCTAGTGAAGGAAACATTAGTGACCCTTTTCCTACCATTGTTTGAGAAAACAAGTGTGGGACCTGTATGACATGTGACCCATAAGAACACAGCTACCAAAAAAGGTCAGACTGGAAGAATATCCACATAACATCATCATATTATAGTCCCATGCTTCTGTGCTTGTCCTGGGGGAAAAAAACTTAATGGTGGAAAATGTGTTTGTTGATGCATATGCTGACACAACCAAAGACTGCTGAGCAAAGCAAAACgttaaatacagtatacagttgCCTAGCCTGCTTTACACACCCGCTGAgagacttttttattttattggtgGAACAATGAGCCAAATGTCTGAGATGCTTTTGAGTCCGTGGGAAAATGCCATAAGGCTTCAAAACATAAAGATGCTCAAGTTGTTAGTGGGCTATATGTAAGTTCAGAGCCTTGAATAATAACACCAACAAGCTATATGTGGGATAACGTAACTACGACATCCGTTTCTGTTGTAAAATGTTGTTCCCTGACGCTATTAAGTTAGCCGTCTAGACTTCTCTTAGGGAGTGTCGCTGGCCGTCTATTGTACCTAAGTAATACATTGCGCATCCAGAACACAATCGTTTTGTTGAATGCTACAATGTAAACCACACCATAAACTATACAGCACAGTGACACATTGTATCCCATTTTAACTAGTTATCCAGCTACAATATAATTATCTGTAGCTTACAGGAAGGGAACGACTATCTCCGCTCGTTAACAAGTTGCACCGATATTATTAATACACTCACTTTGCAAAACGCCCCTAAAATGTCTGGACTAGAATATTTATTTGCATTGCTGGACAAATCATCATCACTGTGCTCCCGCTACGCAGACATCGACAGCTTGCAACATTCTTGGTGGCACCGCTTTTGCTGGTACACCGTACAATTGACTGCAATCCGAGTAAAAAGGGTGACAGCGAAAGTATAGAACCAGCAAACTTCGAAAAACTACTTATCGGATTTATCGATTAAACTACACATGAAACCTGGCGCTTACCTTCTGCAAACAAAAATGTATGCTCCAGGTCGCCATAACACCGGAAACCTTTCACCGGCATGCAGTATATTATTAGTCACAAGGTGGAGTTGTAGGATGCAATTCAGACTTGCAGAAGTGCAACTGTTTTTGCCTACAATTCTGCAACAATAAAAAAGAAAACCACATCAAGAATAAATCCCCACCCCATATTTATTTACAGACTCTACATTTTAGACCCGAGAATCTGGTAAATTAACAGTGTTTCTAACTTCATGTCTATGTCTATGCTCCATGATTTGTGAAGAAACCTGTAAACTATTGACTACATACCACTGTGCAATATTCTTTCTTTTTGATACATTTTTATAACAGTTAATTGTTTGAATTTGGACAGAAACCCAGCAAGGGAAAGACCAAACATTTTAGAGTAAACATCAATCTTATACCATTATCTATGTTAACATGAGATTAAATAGCTTTCTTTTTAAATTAAAGAAAATGCCTCAGATATCTGCAGATTACCCTTGCCTTGCCTCAACACAGCTTAACTTTCAATTCTACAGATTTCCTAGTCCACTGATACACACCAAGGGCAAGGTTTGGTTGTCTACACGTGACACCTCTGAAGCAAATGCAAACAAGCAATATATACAATCTTTACTCTTTCTGTTCTTTCATCCTAAAGTAAGATGTACAGTTTTCAGAAACATACACACTGATGACAATTAGGATGCTGGGGTCAAGGGGATTGAGACTGTCAATATAACTTGATAGTCCATTCTGAATCATCCCACTACACAGAAAGTGAAAAAGGAAGCCAGTTGATCACAATAAAGGACAATGACATCTAAAACAATCTGTTTAACAGGCTGTTGGGTTATGAATCAATGCAAAGGAACTAGTAAATGATGAATGTAGAATATTAATTGTGACTATCCTTCATATCTGTACATGTTAAGATATTGATTTGTTACCCATCATTTCCCACTTAAATAGTTTGATTCTAATTGTTAAAATAATATGACAGATTTTCAAATGTCCCTTCCTTTAGAGACAGTGATGGAAAACCTAAAGAAAACAATAACTGTTCTGTAATCAGAAATAAAAAGGTGCATTAACTCTTCTTTTCCCATCCTTTACAGTAAATGCACTTTTACAAAAAATGGTTTATTGTATCTGTGTATGGTCTGGATGTTAGATGGAACAGTCTACTTCTGGTTCTTGAGCAGTTCGTCAATCTGGGTTTTGAACATGTTCTTGACGTCCTCCAGGTCGAGTCTCAGCTCCTCTgcctcctcagccttctctccATACATCTGGAGGATGGTGTTGTGTCTCTGCTCCAGCTCCTACAATAGTCAGTCGCACAACACAGGCTCAGAGGACAACACTAGATCTATATAGTCACAAGAGGGTTTACTAATGGTAACTCATCTTGTGAGATGTCAGTTTTCACATAACATCTTGGTTTTTGATTAAAGAATCACAACAAGGATTGACCCTAATATGATTACAATGGCTTGGTGGCACTTGTATTTCACTGGGTTGGTGGGACTTGTATTTCACTGGCTTAGTGGCACTTGTATTTCACTGGCTTAGTGGCACTTGTGTGAACACTTCTCCTCACCTGAAGTTGTACTTTCAGTGTGGGGATCTCCTTCACACTGTCCTCCATCTCCTCATTCTGATTGGTCAATCTGACCATCTCCTCCGCCATGGACGAGCGAGTCCTCTCCAGACTAGCGATCTCCAGCtaagggagaaagagatgagagagggagggagacgagaagcaagAGGTAATATCCTGGCAAGCATTGTTTTTCAACAACAGTATATTTGTAAATCACTTCATTGAAAACCAGAAGGCATTTAAAGAAATGCATGTAGGACACTTCCAACGGCAGTCCTCAAAGCAAGGTGTCAGACAGGCAGCTAGTACCTGTAGCTGTGCTATCTCTCCCTCTCGGAGTTTGAGCTGGGATTGCAGGTTCTCTATGATGCTGGAGCCTCCACTGAGCCGAGCCGCCTCATACAGGTTGGTCCCACTCATAGACATCGTCATCGTCCCCAATGAGTGACCCAGAGAGTCCTCCTGACGAAATTCAAAACAGGTCTGTCTTGTTAACCATCCAACCTCAAACGAACCAAATATGCAAACTAGTTAGGATTTGGCCCTTTGTCATATGTTCCCTATTCATCTTACTTAGCTGCATGtaataaacaaaaaaaacagaacattCTAGGTCACCATCCCAAATACAGGGCTAGAAATGGAAGTCTGGCTGGGTACGAAAGCGTAAAAGGTGTGCCTGTGGCAAGTACCTGGGAGAAGGAGGAGTGCAGGCCGGCGTGGTCTACCCCACTGATGGAGCTGGAACGGGACAGGGAGGGGGTGGATGAGGCTGGGGGCTCACCCACAGAGTGAACCAATACCTTCCGCTCCTCATGACAGAGAAACATCATATACGTCAGTCTCACTCCACACAGATTGATTTAAGAACAGACACACACGGCTGGTCATTGATATAGAACTTACATTGATAAATAGATCTACCTTTTCCTTCAGGGCCTCTTGTGCTAGGTAGCATTTCTTCTTCTCTTGCTCCACCTTCATTTTCTCCATCTCCAGCTGATTGGTCAGGAGGAGCTGGCGGGAGGAACAGAGAAGGTTACAGTTGTGTAAGAAGTGTTGTTCCATTACTGCAGGGTGAGTAGGGCAGGGGAGGGAACATACCTTCTCCTTCTTGGCCTCCTCCTGTGTTCGAGTGTGCTCTCCCCTCAGATTCTCCAGCTCCACATGCTCCCTACACCATAAGGATGACAGGAAATGGCCATTAATGGAAAGGCTCCAAAGCTTTGTAATGGATAGCTGCTCGGTCCAACTTAAGGAAAGTAGAGGCAACTGACTACTATGCAACAGTTATAGTCTCACAAAACCTATGAAAAAAGCCCCCCAGTACCTGCTGCTGTCATCCTCCAGTTTCTCCCGCCTGGTCTTCTCTGCGTCCAGCTGACCGTGGAGACGCCCTTTCTCTTGTCGAAGCAGGGAATTCTGGGACTCCAGTGAGGCCAGCTGGGCCTTAATAGCCATCAGCTCCTCAGTTGCTGCACGCTCCTTTTCCACAGCAACAGCCAGCTGGGCCTGTGCTTCCACTGTTGAGTTAAAGGGTGGGAGGTTAAAGGAATTacatataaaacattttttttttttaaataggaaCAATCGGTTGTCCAGAGGAGACTCTTAAAAAGCTTGTTACAAACTAGAGTAATTTTTGAGAGTAACCTAGTCGATCTGAGATGCTCTTCTCCAGTTTCTCCCATGATGCCGTCTGGCCCCCCAGCGAGGCCTGCAGGTTCTCAATCTGTCTGAGCAGCGGCCGCGTTGCAGAGGTAACACTCTGACTCAGCTCTTGGTTCCTGGTTTCCGCCCCCTGCAGTCTCTATGGAGACAACCAGCAAACACATCAGTGTGTGACCTTTGACCCCTAATACAAGCACGGCTTCCCCTTACAGACAACTCCAAAGAAGTCATGAGTGTCTCTTACCTGCTGCACGTCACTGATCTCCTCCCTCAGGTAGTCTTCTTTCCTGGCCTGCTGCTGTTCAGCCCTCTGCAGAGCCAGCCGCAGATCAGCCACCTGGTTGACCAGAGCATCCTGCTGCATGCGGGCCTCCTCCTGGGCCTTCACCAGGGCCAGAGCCAGCTCCTCCTTGGCCTGGGTCTCCCTGCTCAAAGCAGCCTCTTGGGCCTCGCTGGCATGGCTTGCCTTGGCTTTGTGCAGTGTAGCCAGTTCCCTGAGATCAcagacacacatttacattttaatcatttagcagacgctcttatcaacAGTGACTTAAAGGAGCGATTCGGGTGACTTGCTAATCGACAGATTCTTCACTAGTgcgctcagggattcgaaccagctacctttcaattactggcccaacgctgttAACTTCTGGCTACCTTACGCCACATTACACTGACTTGGATATACTGTGTGAGTTGGTGCTTCTGTGACCGTCTTTACCCGGCAGAACGTTATGTCTTTGTGGCTTTTCAAAATGACAAGCACATTGCACGTCTGAAGCAGGAATAAGAAAAGTAGGGTGGAGTGAGTTATTATTTCACCAGTGCGAGTTATACTAGTAGAGTGGAGTACAGAATGTATACCCACTTGTAGGAGTTGTCGAGGGCAGCCTGCAGGCTCCTGTTGTTTTCCAGGAGTTCCTCTGAGTCACTCTGGAGTTTGGTCATGTCCTTCTCCTGGCGCTCCACCACCACGTTCAGCTTCTTAATGTTGTCCCTGTGCTGCTTCTCCACTTCCTCCTTCTCATCCAGAACCTTCAAACACATACAGCCAGGCAGGGTTAAATACCAAATGGGCTTTCAGGATCAGGGTACACTTTGATGACTACTGAAGTAATGTGATTGTTCAATAAAATCCttaaaatttaaaatatatacactaccattcaaaaggttggggtcacttagaaatgtccttgtttttgaaagaaaagcacattgatGTCCATTAATATAACATCAAATTgaccagaaatacagtgtaaacattgcTTATGATGgtaacagacgcctcacaagtcctcaaatggcagcttcatttAGTAgtacagtgaagaggcgactccgggatgctggccttctgggcagagttcctctgtccagtgtgtgttcttttgcccatctaatCTTCTCTTTTTAttgtccagtctgagatatggctttttctttgacactctgcctagaagaccagcatcccggagtcacctcttcactgttgacattgagactggtgttttgcgggtattatttaatgaagctgccagttgaggacttgtgaggcgtctgtttctcaaactagacactcatgTACATATTCTCTTGCTCAGTTGAGCACCgtgtcctcccactcctctttctattctggttagagtccatttgcgctgttctgtgaagggaggctcaaaatgtagtagtacacagagttgtacgagatcttcagtttcttggcaatttctcacatggaatagtcttcatttctcagaacaagaatagtctgatgagtTTCAGacaaaagttatttgtttctggccattttgagcctgtaattaaacccacaaatgctgatgctccagatactcaactagtctaaagaaggccagttttattgcttctttaaatcagaacaacagttttcagctgcgctaccataattgcaaaagagttttctaatgatcatttagccttttaaaattataaacttggattagctaacacaacatgccattggaacacaggagtgatggttgctgataacaggcatatgtagatattctatttaaaaaatctgccgtttccagctatagacatttacaacattaacaatgtctacactgtatttctgatcaatttgatgttattttaaatggccaaaaatgtgcttttcttccaaaaacaaggacatttctaagtgaccccaaatttcCACTGACCTGCTGTAGGTGTTTGAGCTCTTCCTCCTGATCTTTCAGCTTCTTGTTCTGTTTGGTGATTTTggtctcgctctccttctccttcACACGCAGCTTCTTGATGATGTTGGAGTGCTGCAGCTGCTGCTTGGACAGCTTCTCACCCTCCTCCAGCAGTTCGCGGatctgctcctccttctctctgaTGATCTCCATAGTCTCGTTGGAGTTCAGTCTGGTGGACAGCTCTTCCCTCATCCCCTTTATCTCCTCCGGAGGAAACATAACAGTAAAATAGGCTGGAGAGGCTTTGTGCATAATGTGACTATCATGGTCACTAATTTTCAGTTATTTGACTCAATGATCATAAATCAATTCTTATGGGGGTAGAGTAACCAGGGACAGTAATAcctgacacagacagagatatcggTTTGTGTTTTACCTTCTTGGCAATATCCCTCTCCTTGCACGCTAGCTgggctttcctctctgtgtctgcgATGCGCTGGGTGAACTCCTCCTTCAGAGACTGCACACTGGAACTCTCCTCCTTAAGACCTATCACCTCACTGCAACACACAGAGACTTCTCAGTCTCTTAAAGGACCATCCTTATCTATAGACTATACTTCACCATAGACACAACCAGACAAACTATTTGCTATTTACTTTACCATTCAtgtatagatgggttagctgttTAGAAACAAAACTGACACATGCgaaactatggggcaaaacagacatggttggcttagattgttgacaacatgtaaccTATATTTCAtctccaaatgtttattgaaaacaaatacatttgcacaattaGCACTAGTCTCTCACATACATTATTCCAACATAAAAACTAGCTGAAACAAGACACCTGCGATTCCCCACATGACAGATTCTTGTCATTATTGCTAGCTATCTGACCGTTCAGAATCATAACAAAGCACAGCTTCAGGCTTTGGACATCATTTTTGTGACTTTGTCAGCCAACCCGTCTATAGAGCATGctgagtgtacaaagcattaggaacacctactTTTTCCACgacaaagactgaccaggtgaaagctatgatcccttattgatgtcagttgttaaatccacttcaatcagtgtagatgaagaggaggagacaagttaaataaggatttttaagccttgagacaattgagtcatggattgtgtatgtgtgccattcagagggtgaattggcaagacaaaatatttaagtgcacttgaacagggtatggtagcaGGTGACAGTCAcaacggtttgagtgtgtcaagaactgctacgctgctggatttttcacgctcaatagtttcctgtgtgtatcaacaaCGGTCGACCACCTAAAGGACGTCCAGCCAACAtgacacagctgtgggaagcattagagtcaacatgggccagcatccctgtggaacgcttgacaccttaTTGAGTCCATGCCCCCCCCcacgaggctgttctgagggcaaaagggggtgtaacttaatattaggaaagtgttcctaatgttttatacactcagtgtatttccaTAGGTGTGTTTGGAGAGTGCTTCTTTCTGCTCTTACAATGCATTTAAGAAATGGGTTTTAAACATTGTCAGGATCTTTATACTCACTCTTTAAGGTTGTCACACTCCTCCTCCAGCCTGGCTTTGTCTTTGCTGACTGACAGCAGCTGTAACTCCCTCTTCTCAAGGCGGCTTGACAGCTCATCAATTACCTACAAAGAAATGATTTTCCACAAACCACCGCATTGAAAACACTGACAAGGCACCTTAATAAATTATTAGTACTTAATTCTTGTCTCACAGTCTCCATCAAATGTGTTGTTCAAATTGAGGTGCACATTGTTTAATTCATGATGGTTTGGGAGAATGCATCTTATCCACAGTGACTATTTACTTTAGCATATGAACAGGAATGTCCAACCAGGTGTTTTACTATTCTGCTCTCCAGGCGTTGGTATTTAAAAAAGGGGACACACCaactcatacacacacaagcaGTTCATTAAAAAGTGCTGTTACAAGTCACAAAGGTCATATTCTGAACAGGTGTGTTACCTTTTGAAGCTCCAGAATCTGACATGTTGACACCCCTCTTTTCTCTTCCGTTATTGGTGGGGGCAACTGTTCCTCATGGTCAGGGGTGGGACCTGACAGCGTGACGTCCGCCTCTGATTCCTGTTCTATTAGGTCCTCGGGCTGCTCGCTGTTAACAGGTGTGGCACTGCGaccactctcctccatctcatTCTCATCCAGAGACTGATCCTTCATTGTTTCTGTTAGCccctcttcatcctcttcctcctcctgctgctgctgcttctcctcctcttcttcttcccgtTCCTGTGCAGTGGTTGCCACTCTAACAGGCAGAGAAGGCGTGGGCCCTGCGGTGACAGATGCCAGTGTCCGGCTCCCTGGGATCTCATCATCAGAATTGACTTCGCTGACACTGCGGCTGTCCAGGGACTGCATGCTGAACGAGTCGATGCGCTCAAAGGCATCTGAGGAGGATCCACAGCTCTCGGTCAGCTTGGGGTAGTCCTCTAAGCGGGGGAAGTCCCCACAGGCAGAGGCTGAGAGAAGTTGGAAGGAGCCCTGCATCAGGTGGAGGCCTGCTTTGGCCTCTGCTATCTCCTGCCTGGAACTGGCTGAACTCTCGCTCTGTACACTCTCATGGTCCAAAACCTCAATATCACTGGTGGTGGAGGTGCCTGAGGAGAAGGCgctgacaggaggagagggggtgttgctctgtctgtcctcagattTAGGGGAGGGTGTGTCACTCTGCCTGTCCCCCGCTTTGGGGTCTTTGGCCTCCAATAAGATTTCCATAGGGGGTGTGGGAGGAGATGGATTGAAGGGGGGCTCTAGTTCAGTGTTGACGGTGGGTTCAGAGATGTGATCATCATAATCATGTTGGGTTTCTGAGGGAGTAAATGGTTGTTCGGTTCGTGCATCCTCAGAAACAGCAGTTGTATCATCCACAGTTGATTCTATCCAGCTCTCACTGATTAGTGGACTGTCAGTGCCATCAGGAGAATCACCCTGAGCCAGGACTGGAGGCTCTGGTGTCTGAACGAGAACAATTTCAGAGGAAGACCATAGACTAGAGGACTCAGTCAGGACAGCCTGGTTCTCAGTAGCTTCCTGGTCTTCCAGTCTGTTGGTCTCTGTCAGGCCTGTCTTGTGAGGGTCCACGTCGTCCTTGTCCTCCTCATCCTTCTCCTGTGGCCGCCTGTGGGACTTGGTGGGCGGCACAGATACGACCTGAGTGTCCATGACACCCTGGAGCTCTCCTGAGGGCAGAAAAGCACTGAAGAAGTTCTCGGTTTCATCTACAACCATGCGGGTGACAGGGGTCGTGATGGCCTCAGA
Protein-coding regions in this window:
- the LOC135540139 gene encoding TATA element modulatory factor-like isoform X3, whose amino-acid sequence is MSWFSSTQLSSFAKQALTTAQKSIDRVLDIKEDEWGDTVVMPYDDLPGKTPLSGGWGMTQWDSPPEECTTTLPPSSEAITTPVTRMVVDETENFFSAFLPSGELQGVMDTQVVSVPPTKSHRRPQEKDEEDKDDVDPHKTGLTETNRLEDQEATENQAVLTESSSLWSSSEIVLVQTPEPPVLAQGDSPDGTDSPLISESWIESTVDDTTAVSEDARTEQPFTPSETQHDYDDHISEPTVNTELEPPFNPSPPTPPMEILLEAKDPKAGDRQSDTPSPKSEDRQSNTPSPPVSAFSSGTSTTSDIEVLDHESVQSESSASSRQEIAEAKAGLHLMQGSFQLLSASACGDFPRLEDYPKLTESCGSSSDAFERIDSFSMQSLDSRSVSEVNSDDEIPGSRTLASVTAGPTPSLPVRVATTAQEREEEEEEKQQQQEEEEDEEGLTETMKDQSLDENEMEESGRSATPVNSEQPEDLIEQESEADVTLSGPTPDHEEQLPPPITEEKRGVSTCQILELQKVIDELSSRLEKRELQLLSVSKDKARLEEECDNLKDEVIGLKEESSSVQSLKEEFTQRIADTERKAQLACKERDIAKKEIKGMREELSTRLNSNETMEIIREKEEQIRELLEEGEKLSKQQLQHSNIIKKLRVKEKESETKITKQNKKLKDQEEELKHLQQVLDEKEEVEKQHRDNIKKLNVVVERQEKDMTKLQSDSEELLENNRSLQAALDNSYKELATLHKAKASHASEAQEAALSRETQAKEELALALVKAQEEARMQQDALVNQVADLRLALQRAEQQQARKEDYLREEISDVQQRLQGAETRNQELSQSVTSATRPLLRQIENLQASLGGQTASWEKLEKSISDRLVEAQAQLAVAVEKERAATEELMAIKAQLASLESQNSLLRQEKGRLHGQLDAEKTRREKLEDDSSREHVELENLRGEHTRTQEEAKKEKLLLTNQLEMEKMKVEQEKKKCYLAQEALKEKERKVLVHSVGEPPASSTPSLSRSSSISGVDHAGLHSSFSQEDSLGHSLGTMTMSMSGTNLYEAARLSGGSSIIENLQSQLKLREGEIAQLQLEIASLERTRSSMAEEMVRLTNQNEEMEDSVKEIPTLKVQLQELEQRHNTILQMYGEKAEEAEELRLDLEDVKNMFKTQIDELLKNQK
- the LOC135540139 gene encoding TATA element modulatory factor-like isoform X2, with protein sequence MSWFSSTQLSSFAKQALTTAQKSIDRVLDIKEDEWGDTVVMPYDDLPGKTPLSGGWGMTQWDSPPEECTTTLPPSSEAITTPVTRMVVDETENFFSAFLPSGELQGVMDTQVVSVPPTKSHRRPQEKDEEDKDDVDPHKTGLTETNRLEDQEATENQAVLTESSSLWSSSEIVLVQTPEPPVLAQGDSPDGTDSPLISESWIESTVDDTTAVSEDARTEQPFTPSETQHDYDDHISEPTVNTELEPPFNPSPPTPPMEILLEAKDPKAGDRQSDTPSPKSEDRQSNTPSPPVSAFSSGTSTTSDIEVLDHESVQSESSASSRQEIAEAKAGLHLMQGSFQLLSASACGDFPRLEDYPKLTESCGSSSDAFERIDSFSMQSLDSRSVSEVNSDDEIPGSRTLASVTAGPTPSLPVRVATTAQEREEEEEEKQQQQEEEEDEEGLTETMKDQSLDENEMEESGRSATPVNSEQPEDLIEQESEADVTLSGPTPDHEEQLPPPITEEKRGVSTCQILELQKVIDELSSRLEKRELQLLSVSKDKARLEEECDNLKDEVIGLKEESSSVQSLKEEFTQRIADTERKAQLACKERDIAKKIKGMREELSTRLNSNETMEIIREKEEQIRELLEEGEKLSKQQLQHSNIIKKLRVKEKESETKITKQNKKLKDQEEELKHLQQVLDEKEEVEKQHRDNIKKLNVVVERQEKDMTKLQSDSEELLENNRSLQAALDNSYKELATLHKAKASHASEAQEAALSRETQAKEELALALVKAQEEARMQQDALVNQVADLRLALQRAEQQQARKEDYLREEISDVQQRLQGAETRNQELSQSVTSATRPLLRQIENLQASLGGQTASWEKLEKSISDRLVEAQAQLAVAVEKERAATEELMAIKAQLASLESQNSLLRQEKGRLHGQLDAEKTRREKLEDDSSREHVELENLRGEHTRTQEEAKKEKLLLTNQLEMEKMKVEQEKKKCYLAQEALKEKVDLFINERKVLVHSVGEPPASSTPSLSRSSSISGVDHAGLHSSFSQEDSLGHSLGTMTMSMSGTNLYEAARLSGGSSIIENLQSQLKLREGEIAQLQLEIASLERTRSSMAEEMVRLTNQNEEMEDSVKEIPTLKVQLQELEQRHNTILQMYGEKAEEAEELRLDLEDVKNMFKTQIDELLKNQK